From a region of the Salvelinus alpinus chromosome 2, SLU_Salpinus.1, whole genome shotgun sequence genome:
- the LOC139561424 gene encoding putative nuclease HARBI1: protein MKAQNCVFLSALTMACPFVRDVVDEEALVLRRAFRRERVFRDRLDPLAFPDDHLYERYRFSADGIRYLCRLLGPRIKHRTARSHALSVEQMVCVALRFFASGAFLYSVGDAEQLNKATICRTIRSVCLAIKALADVFISFPGHRRLCDIKEEFYRIAGFPNVIGAVDCTHIRIKAPSGAHEADFVNRKSFHSINVQMVCNADCVISNVVAKWPGSVHDSRIFRASEIYQCLSQGEFSGVLLGDRGYGCQPFLLTPFTDPQEAQQAYNHAHARTRARVEMTFGLLKARFHCLHKLRVSPVRACDITVACAVLHNVACLRKERAPRVPPAMDWDNPAIFPDDDSGRLLRDQYVLNYFS from the exons atgaaggcccaaaattgtgtgttcctttctgctctgacaatggcatgcccattcgtgcgagatgtggtggatgaagaagcacttgtgctgaggagagccttcaggcgagaaagggtcttcagggaccggttggacccactggccttccctgatgaccatctatatgaaagatacaggttttctgcagatggcatcaggtatctatgcagactactgggtcccaggattaagcaccgcactgcacggagccatgcactgagtgtggagcaaatggtttgtgtggccttgcgcttttttgctagtggagccttcctgtactcagtgggggatgcagaacagctgaacaaggccacaatttgccgcacaataaggagtgtgtgtctggctatcaaagcattagcagatgtcttcatctccttccctggccacagaagactctgtgacatcaaagaggagttctataggattgcag gtttccccaatgtcattggtgcagtggactgcacacacataaggataaaagccccctcaggtgcccatgaggccgattttgtgaataggaaatcctttcacagcattaatgttcag atggtctgcaatgctgactgtgtgatcagcaatgttgtggcaaaatggcctggctcagtccatgactccagaatctttcgggcctctgaaatctatcagtgcctatcacaag gtgaattctctggtgtgttgctgggagacagggggtatggctgccagccttttctcctgacacctttcacagacccccaggaagcacagcaggcctacaaccatgcccatgccaggaccagggccagagttgaaatgacctttggcctcctgaaggcacgctttcactgccttcacaaattaagggtcagccctgttagggcatgtgatattactgtggcttgtgctgtcctccacaatgtggcctgcctgaggaaggagagggcccccagagtgccaccagccatggactgggacaatccggcaatcttccctgatgacgacagtggtcggctgctgagggaccaatatgtgttgaattattttagttag